Part of the Flavobacteriales bacterium genome, GATATGTAGCTACATATAACGACATGATATTTATCGATAAAACATTTGAAGCCTTAAAGTTAGCTTCTGGTATTTTTGGAAGAATAGTTATCGTTACTACTCAACGAGGTGTGGCAAAAGGTTTTATGACTGTAGAGGCGCTAAATGTAATTCATGATAAGTTTTTAGAAAGAGTAAAAACGGAAGAGGGACGAATAGATAAAATCTATCAATGTATTGACGATTACGATTCTGGGTCGAAGTATAGAAAACCAGAAATTGGAATGGCATTACATGCAAAAGAAGACTTTCCGGAAATAGATTTTTCGCGGTCGATTATGGTTGGCGATTTTATTGCCGACATGCAGTTTGGTAGAAACGCGCAGATGTATAATATCTTTGTTGGTGATGAATCTATCTTAGTTGATGGGAAGGAAGATCTTACGGATGAGATTTTTGAAAACTTGTATGGTTATATTTCTTCCCTTTTGAAAAAGGAAGGTTAAAGTTGTTTTTAATAGATAATTAAAGACCTTTGCGTAACAAGTATTTAGTTTTCAGGGGATTGTAGAATTTAAGTTATAAATAAATAGTCTTTATGGATCATTATAAAATAGCAAAAGCTCTCTCAGAGCCAGCTAGATATAAGATAGTTAAAGCAGTATCGGAAAAGGGTTCAATGTCGTGTGGCGATATTGAAAGGCTGTTTAATTTAAGTCAACCAACCATATCACATCATTGTCGCGTTTTAAACGAAAGTGGATTAGTGAAAATGAAGAGAAGTGGACAGAAATCTTTGGTTTCTCTTAACAAGGATGTTTTTACAAAATATACCAAACGAATTCATAAAGATTTCAAGATAGCCTAATAAGTGTCTTGTTTCAAACTTAGATTTAATTGTTACAGATGAGAATAGTCATCCTTCTTAATCTGTTAATATTTATTTTTATCGTACAAGCATGCGGTCAAACTAAACTGAATAACAAAATGTCGTTAAAAAAAACACCAGAAGAATGGAAGTCAGAGTTAACCGATGAAGAGTATAGAATAGCTTTTGAGCATGGTACGGAAAGGGCTTTTTCTGGGGAATACAACGACAATAAGAAAGAAGGAATGTACAATTGTACGGTTTGTGAAAACCCATTATTTTCTTCCGAAACCAAGTATGACTCAGGAAGTGGATGGCCAAGTTTTTTTCTCCCAGCCTCTGATAACTCACTTACTGAAAATAAGGATAGCACTCTCGGAATGGTTCGAACTGAAATTAATTGTGAGAATTGTGGGGCTCATTTGGGACATGTATTTGAAGATGGCCCGAATCCTACAGGGTTGAGGTATTGTGTGAATTCGATTTCTCTTAAGTTTAAATCTGAAGAATAATTTGTGGTAAAAGATTATTACAAGGTTTTAGGGTTATCTGAAGTTGCATTTCCAGTTGCAATTCAAAGTTCATTTCAAGAGCTGATTTTTAAATTGCATCCGCGAATGAGTAAAGATTCTGATACTGAAAAGTATTTGGAGTTATTCGAGGCATTTGAAATACTTTCAAATATTGAGTATCGTGATAGTTACGATAACCTTAGAAATAGGAATGTAAAACTGCAAGAATCGGGTTTGCTAGATAATTTACTCGATGAAAAAGATCTCGAAGGAATTGAGGATTGCAGAAGTACATCAGTTAAAAAAGCTAATTATTACGCAAAATTGAATTATTCAGAATTAATGGATAGTCAATTATTAAGTAAGCCCAAAGGTTCTGGTGGGATGCTCGTTAAGCTAATTGGCATTAGTTTCGTTTTAATTGGAAGCCCAATCCTAGTGGTGTTCTTTCATATTTCGGTTGTGGAAATTGTTATTCTTATTGTAGGAGTAACATTTTATTACTCCTTTATGAAGTGGGTGTTTGCAGATTGATAGTAAAGTCTAAAGTTGAAGCTACAGAGGTTCATTCTTTTAAATGAAATTTATGCAGAGTCTTTATTTTAAGCTTCTTAGTTTCCTTACGTCCAACAATTTCATACAAGATCTTTTCAATAAGAACGTGTTTGCCAGCATTCAAAGCGGCTTTACTAAGAGCGTAATGCGTGTCTACAGGCGTAGCTAAAACAATCGCATCTAAATCATCATCGTTCAAAAGCGTTTCGAAATCGGCAACAACATTTAAATCAGAGTAAGCATGTTTACATGCACTGGCATTTCCTTTATGATTTTCGCAAACGTACTTTATTTCACAATTTGAAAGTCCATTGGAATCCCGAACTAGGTTTTACCCCAGTAGCCAAACCCTACTATTCCAATGTTAATCATATTGAATTTTTATTACAGATGAGTAAGTTCATCTATTGAAATACTAATCTACTTTAGATATCCACATAAGGGTATAACCAGTTTGTGCCTCTTTAATAGCAGTTAAAGTTGCGAAATATATTAACTAGTATCCTTTTTTCTTTTATTGAATGGGAATTCATCAATAGATATAGAATGGCAATCTTTTTCCTAGTGATTATATATAACCTTATATGTAATATTACGTGCTGATGCTATTGTGTTAGTACTTTGGATAAAATAAAAACTATACAGTTTATTGAATTAAGCAGCGTTTGAATCAGTGTTGGAGTCTATTGATAAATGTTTATTTTTGAATAGTACTCGAGTGTGAACTATTCAATAGTTATTTAATTTCATTTCAGCCGATGGCGCTTTAAATTTATGGATGACTGAAGAAGAAAATTGGGACATTGTAATAGAGCCTAAAAGATCAATTTTAGACGTAAGGCTGGGTGAGATATGGAAGTACAAGGATTTGCTTTTGCTATTTGTATGGCGAGATTTTGTTTCTGTATACAAGCAGACTATCCTTGGGCCACTGTGGTTTTTTATTCAACCGATTATTACGGCAGTAACGTTTAATT contains:
- a CDS encoding HAD-IIIA family hydrolase; translated protein: MSKINIDNTWTLFLDRDGVINELVDKGYVATYNDMIFIDKTFEALKLASGIFGRIVIVTTQRGVAKGFMTVEALNVIHDKFLERVKTEEGRIDKIYQCIDDYDSGSKYRKPEIGMALHAKEDFPEIDFSRSIMVGDFIADMQFGRNAQMYNIFVGDESILVDGKEDLTDEIFENLYGYISSLLKKEG
- a CDS encoding helix-turn-helix transcriptional regulator, with the protein product MDHYKIAKALSEPARYKIVKAVSEKGSMSCGDIERLFNLSQPTISHHCRVLNESGLVKMKRSGQKSLVSLNKDVFTKYTKRIHKDFKIA
- the msrB gene encoding peptide-methionine (R)-S-oxide reductase MsrB; amino-acid sequence: MRIVILLNLLIFIFIVQACGQTKLNNKMSLKKTPEEWKSELTDEEYRIAFEHGTERAFSGEYNDNKKEGMYNCTVCENPLFSSETKYDSGSGWPSFFLPASDNSLTENKDSTLGMVRTEINCENCGAHLGHVFEDGPNPTGLRYCVNSISLKFKSEE
- a CDS encoding DnaJ domain-containing protein, with product MVKDYYKVLGLSEVAFPVAIQSSFQELIFKLHPRMSKDSDTEKYLELFEAFEILSNIEYRDSYDNLRNRNVKLQESGLLDNLLDEKDLEGIEDCRSTSVKKANYYAKLNYSELMDSQLLSKPKGSGGMLVKLIGISFVLIGSPILVVFFHISVVEIVILIVGVTFYYSFMKWVFAD
- a CDS encoding Gfo/Idh/MocA family oxidoreductase; translated protein: MKYVCENHKGNASACKHAYSDLNVVADFETLLNDDDLDAIVLATPVDTHYALSKAALNAGKHVLIEKILYEIVGRKETKKLKIKTLHKFHLKE